The nucleotide window TCGGGCGGTCCAGTCCGGGTTCATCGGGTTACGTCCCCAGGGACTCGCCGCGGCCGTCAAAGGCATCACCACCGTGGAAGAGGTCTTGCGCGTCACCCAAGAAATCGAGGGGTAAATGGCGGTTTACCAGTATCGCGCGCGGGATAAATACGGTTCATTATCCACCGGCACCATCGAGACCTCCAACCGAGACGCCGTGGCCTCCCAGCTGGATCATCTCGGTTACCACCCCGTTTCGATCGAGGAGATCCGGGGGGAGTTCGGGGCGACCGAACTCTTCGATCGGTTCATTCGGATTTCCCCCGAGAACCTGATCATCTTTTCGCGGCAGCTCGCCACGCTCATCTCGGCCGGCCTGCCTTTTATGACCAGCTTCGACGCCCTGATCGAGCAGACCGACAATAAACGGCTGAAGAAGGTGATCGTGCAGGTCCGCAGGGATGTGGAAGGCGGCAGCTCCTTTTCGGACGCCCTCGCGAAACATCCGACGGTGTTCAGCAACCTTTACGTGAGCATGATCCGCGCCGGGGAGACCGGCGGCGTGCTGGACGAAATCCTGCAACGCTTGGCGACCCTGGCCGAGCATGAAGCCCAAACCCGCGCCCGGATCAAGGCCGCCACCCGTTACCCCAAAATCGTGATCGGCGCCCTGGTCATCGCGTTCATCGTCCTGCTCCATTTTGTGATTCCCCGCTTTGCGGCGTTGTATGCCAATTTCAAGGTTCAACTGCCTTTGCCGACCCGCATCC belongs to Nitrospiria bacterium and includes:
- a CDS encoding type II secretion system F family protein → MAVYQYRARDKYGSLSTGTIETSNRDAVASQLDHLGYHPVSIEEIRGEFGATELFDRFIRISPENLIIFSRQLATLISAGLPFMTSFDALIEQTDNKRLKKVIVQVRRDVEGGSSFSDALAKHPTVFSNLYVSMIRAGETGGVLDEILQRLATLAEHEAQTRARIKAATRYPKIVIGALVIAFIVLLHFVIPRFAALYANFKVQLPLPTRILIGINNAFQSYWWLILAVIVGAVFGVRSYIRTEAGRLWWDGVKLHLPVFGAIFLKTALSRFSRVFGTLTRSGLSILQTLEIVSQTVGNTVISRVVDNIRDSARQGRGIVQPMQVSRIFPPVVIQMVSVGEQTGKMEEMLMKVSEYYDQEVEYSIRNLSTALEPLLLAVIGGVVLFLALAIFMPWWNLINVFKGGG